A region of the Silene latifolia isolate original U9 population chromosome 9, ASM4854445v1, whole genome shotgun sequence genome:
tagtcggttacggTGCGAGATCGGGGGACTGGgttagaggatgatcagctggttacattgCTTACCtgttttacatttgattagtcggtactgaccccgtgttgttttgtggtatctgcggtgatccattcggggatggtgagcagttggcttagcaggtactgttgattgtggctactaggattggagggatcgagtcatcacgctaccagtctagaagAGCTGTGTCATGAGTTGTTGTAATCATTATCTTTGGTATAAGAAGTTTGTATTGAGTCGTATTATATAaggtacattaatattttataattgttcttttattgtctgatttgatctacttcctcgggaaaccgagatggtgacaccgtcatacactggaatggtccttggtaaggcgttctggtgtgcgagggtgttacaaagtggtatcagagccgacgattttggaacctaaaccaatgaatctaatgaatgtagggtgtcaattaaaatgaacctggtgtatgtgcgttgggagcaccagccgatgctagattttgggtgagtaggcgccctcatttcaaaatcatggccccatcgaactttagccagacacgggaaaaagggtagctagtaAGAGTCGTTGATTGCTTAGTGATGGTTGTTGTGTGCATCTATGTTTATGATAATGTGTGTCAAGGTGTGTGTGGAAAAGTTTAGAGTGGGTGATGGAATTGTTGCGATGTGCGACCAGAGGTAAGTCAATCAATTTGTTTGACGATGAGTGCgttgtgtgttgattgttgtcttGTAAATGTGGTTAAGGTGTATACCTTGTGATTAGCGGAATCTGTGATGATGTGGTATAGGAGCTAACCCTTGCAGGTACAGTAATTAATTGCTAAGTATGCTAAAAGGTGTAATGTAATCGTTTTATAGCAAAGTGAGGAATGAAGGTAGAAATGATGATCGAATTGATAATGGATGTACAAAATTCGTGTTGACATGTGTTTATGTGGTAGGATAAGCTCTAACAGTGACGAGCCGATTACACGGAACTCCGAACTATGCTGTTTGTTTTGCAGGAACAAAGAAAAGTTCAATTCCGTCTTCATTcttgaacactcgaccgagtaggaatttgtacacgaccgagtagacgatactcggccgagtatgaaggtactcgaccgagtgtctatTTTGGTGACTATTAAAATCGCTACTGTtcttgaaaactcgaccgagtaagaggaatactcgaccgagtattcgacactcggccgagtatgcctaatactcgaccgagtattgctgtagCGGGACTTacacgggttatacaaaaaccctattttcgtcccattctttcttatttccgcctcccatcttcacatctccttctctctaaaactccatattCCTCCTTcctcaagcttttgggtaaatTCTTGGTGTTCAACTTGTTCTTACTTGCCCCAAATCAGTTTAAGGTAAAGTCTTAACCCAATTTCTTCCTTTGTTTTCAAGGTTATGGTATGATTTTATTATTTTCTCGAAATTTCTCTATGGGTAACTGAAATTGAGTTTTATTCATGTTATACTTTTGATCTAACTGTATATAAACCTCGATTATACCGTTATTTGAGCAATTTCTTGATTTAAGTTGGATTTTGAGTTCTAGGGTTTGCTAAAATCGACATACCTTGTCCTTTGCTTGATTATCATACTGTCTTAAGCCTCTTGATGTTGAAAAAAAGTGTTTTTGAGTAAAGAAGTGGTGTTTGAGTAAACTACTTAGTGATTTGCTGAGAAATTGTCTTAAAAGTTCGTCTCAAAATTTTCATACAAGTAAAAACAGTCCATCTTTTGAAAGGTTTTGGTGTGCTTAGAATCTTTGTTAAAGCCTTGTCTTTTGCAgcatggtgaaaaccagaggtcTACCCAACAAGAGGACCCGTCCTAACGTCCAACTTGAGACGGGTTAGTCAAGCGGTGGACCCGTGgttccaccggtggaggcatATCCATCGGTAATTTTCTCTGATTTCAAGCAACGCAAGGCCTTTGTAGCCTTGATGAAACGTCCTTTCCGAcctactcggtgtgtgaaccccgaGATTTTAGAGACCTTGGGGATTAGGGGAGATATAATTCATATGTTTGAgattttgggaatggaggggttaTATCACTTGAGGAAGAAGTCCTACCCCCATCTGACCTTAGAATTCCTGAGCTCTTATGAGtatgataagaaggagaagatcgtctccttccgcctcatgaatgaggatcgtGAGCTGACTTTGGATGAGTTTGCGGGCCATCTGGGTTTGGAGGAGGAGGGGACGGGATACCTGAGTGATGCTGCTAAGAACAGTGGTGCTCCTCTTTACCTTCCTTTCTTGACTAGCcgacctgcccctagtgccagtgctatgctgattaatgatgtgcagcatgtttcccttcgtatgttcctgaggatgatgacttgtttgttgtatgcgagagatgatgtgagtaagcttaattctCATGAAGTCATGTTACTTGTGTCTTACCTTAACTTGCACCGTAGGAAGCCGGTTTATTATAGTGCTCCAGGGATAGTGTGCTTTAGTTTGGAGCGTATGGCACAGTCTGagacccgacacattgcttgcggggccatagtgacccgcctagctcagcgactggctgattttgaggccccacctgaGGGGGGTGAGTATGTAGAGATTGTTCCTACCATGGACGCCCAGTATTTGCGTCAGAATAGGTGGTTAAGGAAGTTGGATGACGGGTCCTATGCCTAGAGGATGAGGTGAactatgtggatggtacttcctgaccctgtccatctccctgttgttgaccatttggctgagtgggaACCCTGTGCCATACCTAGGCCTGAGCCCCAGACCTATCTGATTGATCCTACCATTCTTTTGGACCTACCTGAGCCGGTCACCGTACCTGAGggacagcagcaggcacctccTCCACCTCGGGAGCGCCGTAAGGTTAGGCAGTCTAGGGCAGACCCGGTTgtacctgagccctcttactccgcccctgacttctacccttaccagtactcgccctaccccacaatgcatgaccccaggatgcagccgagtgacctggctgagcggatctccactactttggtgctccgcaacatgcatgagatggcccataaccagggcatagggacacGCCTAGCACAAACACTGTCCTGGTGGAGAGGACCGGGAGTGGACACGAGAGTCTTCCACAGCTACGGAGTTGATCCTGGTTACTGGAAGCCACCGGAGGAGacagagtttggctgcctcgcgggacgatgaggagccaactacggcagccagctaggaggggattactcagcagcagcagcttTCCAGGAGCGGGGAGTTGGTGCGGTACTTTAAAGTGCAGTGGTGGTGacgatgacatggaggagggtcctgacTTTTGACCCTTTTGTTATATTTCTTGGATTATTTCCGTTGTGTGGGACTAGTTTCTTTTGCGTTGGATGTTATTTTCGGGATTTATTATTTactgttggatgactgtactcgTCCATAAGGCCGTTATTTACTTTAGCTTATCATGTGGAGACGTGTTGGATTTCGTTATGTTTGGTACTATTGTAGGGAGTTTGGTTGCAGGATGAGTCGTGAATGCATCGTGTGAACTGCGTCAAAATGCTCTCTGCTTGTCGTAGCTCGACCAAGTATaaacactactcgaccgagtagagcttactcggccgagtacccaaacatactcgaccgagtagatactcatactcggccgagtgttactGTTACAGGGACGTTAGGTGTTTGATAATTATGTCTTGTAAGGTTTATGTGAACATCGGTATGATTAGGGGTGCTTCATAGTGCCGTTTAGTGTAATCGATGGCCCAAAAGATGGGCTATGATCACGTCACAGGTATGCAATTGCTTAGATCACATATTAATTTGTGAATGTTTAAGTTATATGGCAGTGGTTGACATCAAGGAACTTAAATTGTTCAAGGTGGTACATGAGTCTTTAAATAATATGGGAATGTAATACAATACCCAGACGATGTTGTAGCTGTCACCAGTCTTATACGTGTATATGTTTGGTTACAATTATAGCAAGTTCAGCTGGATGAGTGAAACTAGCGGTCGGTATATGACTAAAATGACAAATTAAAGAATAATGCTGCTAGCAATCGATAACACCATAtttcgatatatatatatatatatatatatatatatatatatatatatatatatatatatatatatatatatatatatatatatatatatatatatatatatatatatatatatataattcttGATTGCCATATTATTCTGTTGCTATGGGTCACAAATGAGTAATGTCGTAGGTTAAGTTTTATAGCATGAGTCTAAGTCATTTCAGTCGGTGAGTAATGTTATGGTTCGGACGTATGTGTTAATTGTGGGTGTGGGAAGTGATTAGTggggaacttcggggacgaagttcctttaagaggggaagagtaatgtcgcggaaacaAATGTTTAATTATGCCTATAATACTGGAAGTcacatgtatgtatgtatgtaagTATTCAGAATTACATTCACGTTACAGGTTAGTTACACTTATGTTTCCTTGAAGCTGTATCTACGTTACGGTCAAGTGACATGAATGTGGGTTGAACCACTCTGTATGGGTGTACGGAATGTGTACTTTTGTGACGTGTACTGTACTGTTATGGGCGGGTATTGCTTTGTAGTTGTGTATTGTTGCTAGTCGCTGTGTTGCTTTGTAGTTgtgtattgttgctagtcgttgtGTTGCTTTGTAGTCATGTATTGTTGTTAGTCGTTGTGTTTCTCTTAACAAGAGGGTACTTATGAATTCATTATTTCCCGTAACTTTTGTGTGTGATAGTTGATGGCCGGTATTATTTGGAAGAATAGTTGTGATGGATGATTGTTGTTTGAATAATGTGTTGTGGCGGTAGTGTCAGGATGGTTTGAGTTCGTACGCCTTTAGGTAGGTGGATGGTGTCACAGTGCGGGACCCTGAGGTGAGCGGAgtgtgggctgaacttcggggacgaagttcttttaaggggggaagactgtaatactcaggATATTCAGAGACCCTGTTGACCGACCCTGTTCACCAAAACGGAcagtagggatgaatgggtgagggatcaggcttatAACATGAACTTTATAGGATTGTTTACTCGActtagctgaggctactcggccgagtatcacctatactcgaccgagtagagcctactcggccgagtactccagtactcgaccgagtatggctgctgtcgacgagttaatataaaacgcaagttcgcgagattcatttcatttcccattccctcgacagttcctctttctctaactcTAGCCTACCTCCCTCTTTTATCACCCCATTTCTACACACTCTCATGAATATAGCCTAAACCTTCgccatgggaaggacgggattcgcttaggaaggatggcgtgcgtggttgtcgtctatgtcaccgtcgatgCGTTTTGTTAGGTAAGTCTATGCCTTGTGTTCGTTTGGGTAGTTCATTgaggatagttgtgtaataggaaatggttatcgttgtaggatgcgtaCTGGAGTCCTGCTTGGCTGTATATAAATGTCTCTCATGGTTGTGacgaggtaggttttcctactcagtaccgtTAATATATTGTGATTGTTATTGTTCCATAtctattgttatctgctgatcatcggtgtttgggcgttgttgtgacgatgttggtgtggggGTGTTGTGACAGCCTAggttgcaccaaaacggacacggacacggacacgacacggacacgtgacacggcatcccatgaaatttaggacacgggacacgttatttaaatttaataaaatatatattttgtagttatatatgtgtgattttatttttgaaaaagtacttgatattaaatttaaataaatgaaggTAAAATTTGACGTTAAATATAACTTAATCTCATTTCTAAAACCAAAAActaacttataatcaatctatttcgacatctcattacttgtctaaagaacatcatctgcccaccaaattcaaccatataatatttcacgccatttaccttaaattcaactttccGTATGAAGGTGTGTCTAAATAccatagacacggctcaaaataccatggacacgcgttggacacgtgcccaaataaaagatgaaagttagacacggccttacaggtgtccgacacgttttgacgtgtgtccgacgagtgtcgtgtccgacacgggtATCCGACACGGGAACACCGATTAtgaggagtgtccgtgcaacctaggtgACAGCTGTGgtgctgtgtgtgttgtgattgtggtggagtcacttgcgggagtggcttcacaccctagttcgccctccgtggaacccgccacgggaggggatgtgcacattaagggacagggattgttagtcgctcgttgatgagttggactaggtgggatgggctgcggtcacccattggcggtaaggattacctgttgcgatgggtaatctggcaggggcTCACTCaccggtgtgtagtcgattctcgTGCGAGATCGGGAGATCGGGTTAGAGGATGATCACCGGTTACATTGCTTTGTTTTACATTTGATTAGCAGATcgacccgtgttgttttgtggtatctgcggtgatccatttggggatggtgagcagttggcttagtaggtattgttgattgtggctgctaggattggagggatcgagtcatcacgctaccagtctagaagAGATGTGTCATGAGTTGTTGTAGTCTTTATCTTTAGTATAAGGAGTTTGTATTGAGTCGTATTGTATAaggtacattaatattttataattgttcttttattgtctgatttgatctacttcctcggaaaaccgagatggtgacaccgtcatacactggaatggtccttggtaaggcgttctggtgtgcgaGGGTGTTACAGTTAGGATTGATTCAAGTGAATCATCATCTTACTCCGTTAATGGAGCTGTTGCTGATGCTGGAGTTGATACTTTTGATggctttgcggaggttgggccTTCACAACCTCCTTTATCACCATGATTGGCCTTGTATGGAATTGTAGGGGTATCAATAACATGCTCGCCCCTACAATTCCGAAGATAAGGGCGTTACTAGATAGTAAGTATTATGATTTTCTATTTCTAATGGAGACTAAATGTAATGCAAATAAAGTATTCCCTATGTTTGGAACGTTAGGTTTTGTGAAATATTTTGGGGTGGGCGGTAGGGGCATCCGGTGGTTTATGGGTGGGGTGGAAAAGGGAGGCGAAGATGGATCTTGTAAGGGCTTGCAAGAACTTTATCTTGCTTTTGGTAAAGAAATATGATGGTCTCTTTTGGTATCTTGAGCTTTTTTATGGTGCCCCGGAGTTAAATTTACGTTCTTCTGTTTTGAGTGAGTTGGATGCATGGATTGAGACTTGTACATATCCGTATCTTATTATTGGGGATTTCAATCAGGTGGATTGTTTTTTGGATAAATGGAGTTGTAGCCAAAATTCTATTAGGGGAGCAAAAGAATTTATTAACTGGAAACTTAGGAATGAATTAATTGATGTACCTTTCAAGGGGTCGAGATACACTTGGTGTAACAATCGCAAAGGGGATAAAAGGGTATATGAGAGGATAGATAAGGCTTTAGGCTCCAAGGACTGGCTTATTTATTTTCCAAATACGGGTATTAAACACTACCCCATTCAAATATCGGACCATGCCCCGATTGAGCTTGATTTACAACTTACTGGGTGTGGGGGGGAAAAGACCATATAAAATGGATGCTTGGGTGCTTGATCATGATGAATGTTTGCAGGGGATTCGTGTGGCCTGGAATTTTGTGGTGGTTGGTTTCCCGGCTTATCAAGTAGCTCGGAAACTTGCAAGGGTACGAACTACTACAAAAAAGTGGGCTCTGGATAAAAAGGATGAGTGGAGGAAGGTTTGGGatgattttgaaaaaaaattgaaagaagGTATAAATGTGGATGTTACGGGTAGAGGAGATGAGGTGTACACACGGGCAAATGAGGAAGTTAAGGCTTTTGCGAGTGCAAATGCGATTTTATGGAAACAACGTGCCAAGATGCGGTGGATAGTAGATGGTGATACATGTACAAAGTTCTATTTCAATTGGCTTAAGGGGAGGAAAGGAAGAAATTATATTCATGGTCTAAAAGGGGATAATGGTGTGTGATTTATGATCACAATCTTGTAAGTTCTGAATTCCAAAAGAATTTTAAGGCTCTTTATGCTGCTTGTGACGGAATTCAGGATGTTGTGGAGTGGAGAACGGTGGCCTCCTTTGATTGGATTCTCGCCCATGTTAAAAGGAGTGTCTCGAATGATGATGCAGATCATCTTATTAAGCCTTTTACAGCTAAAGAGGTTAGTGGTGCAGTTTTTCAGATGAGAGCTTTTAAGCCGCCGGGGCCGGACGATATTCCTGCGTGTTTTTTCCAGAAATGTTGGCCTTTGGTGAAGAAGGAGGTAACTAAAGCTGTGTTATCTATTTTGAATTCTGGTCGAGTCTTAAGGGAACTTAATAGAACTTTTATCACTCTTATACCTAAGACTGACAACCCGGGGGGTGTCTCGGACTATAGGCCTATAAGCCTTTGTAATGTTTTCATGCGCATTGTGTCTAAATGTATTACAAATAGAGTGGCAAAGGTTATGGGGTCTCTGGTGAGTGAAGCACAAAATGCCTTCATTCCTGGGCGTCACATTAGTGATAATATTCTTCTTGCTCATAAGACTATTCATCGTATCCTGAGCCATAAAAAAGGAAAATATGGCCGGTGTGTTTTTAAGGCTGACATGAGTAAGGCATATGATAGAATCAAGTGGGATTTTTTGGAGGCGGTCCTCATTCGTTTTGGTTTCCCACAAAGATTAGTGCACCTTATTATGAATTACGTTACCACGGTCTCTTATAAGGTCCTGTTTAATGGTTCTCCATTACCTCGCTTTCAACCGCGCTGTGGGTTGCGCCAAGGTGATCCGTTATCTCCCTATCTTTTTATACTATGTATGGAGGTGCTTGGAGGGCAGATTGAGTTTGCGAAGGAGGTGGGGCTTCTGAAAGGGATCACATTGTGTTAGCAGGAGAAACCCATCACACATTTATTTTTTGCGGACGATTCCGTATTTTTCTTTCAGGATAAGGGACAAGCGGCAGTTAATTTAAAAAGGATTATGGATGATTACTGTGATGCATCAGGACAAAAATTGAATTTGGATAAATCAGGCATCCTCTTTAGTCCAAGTACGACCTTAACAAAGGTTCAAGAGATCATAAGTGTTCTTCGTCTACGATCTACAAATGGTATTGGGAAGTATTTGGGGATACCCGCTGAATTTCAGGAGTCCAAGAAGGGAATTTTTTATTATCTTCTTGATTATGTCACTACACGCATCTCTTCGTGGAATGGAATTTTCTTATCGCCTGCAGGTAGACTTACCCTAATTTCTTCAATCCTATCAAATCTCTCTAATTACTTTCTATCAGTCTTCAAAATTCCGGTAAGTGTGGCAACAAAGCTCAATTCTCTGttggcacaattttggtgggCTGAGTATAATCTGGGGAAGAAGCTACATTGGTGCAGTAAGAATTTTCTAATTATTTGGTTGCCATATTTTTTGAAAAATGGGGGAATTAGAAGTTCCCATGAACttccaatgcctacatgatgtAGGAATTGGCTTACCTACTCCCCCAATGGTAATTGGAAGTTCCCAtggaatttaattcctacatgagcaaccaaacactattgtcaaattcacccgaattggatgcaggaacttaattcccatgaaattgaagttcctaggaaaattaagttccttgatcaaccaaacgactcctaagtCTTCCAAAGAGCTCGGGAGGTTTGGGTATTCGAAATGTTGGGTGCCTTAATAAGGCTCTGCTTGCTAAACATGGTTGGAGACTTGTCTCGGGCGATGATTCTTACTTTAGTAAAATCTTCAGACGAAAGATATTTGGAAATAATATTTTTGTTGAAGGAAATCGTCCTAAATATGGAGTGGGTTATTCATGGGGGGTTAAAAGTATTATATATGGTATGGAGCTGATCCTGGAAAACATCGGTTGGAAACCGGGACTGGAATCTTGTCTTAATGTGTGGAATGCAAAGTGGGTGAATGGGGCAACGCCTGAACCGAAGGATCGGTTTCTTGACTTTGCCTTCCTTTTTCTAGGGAGCCTTCAAGTATGTGAGTTATGGAATAGAGATTTGACTTGGAATGCTCCTCTAGTGCGTGCATTCTTTAAAGAGAATGATGCGGAATGGATAATGGCAACAACGTTATGTAAGTCTTGGAAATATAATGAAGTTTTTTGGCCTCTCACCAATGATGAAGTTTATTCGGTGAAGAGTGGGTATGGAATCGCTTTTATGGAGCATTTTGAGAAAAGAGGT
Encoded here:
- the LOC141600665 gene encoding uncharacterized protein LOC141600665; this encodes MGLADAYHISDLQLTHREEIRMARKRKCNTDVVEYIVPEKAKESLESAKEYLRQLAKRSCEGDGILAVRIDSSESSSYSVNGAVADAGVDTFDGFAEGIRVAWNFVVVGFPAYQVARKLARVRTTTKKWALDKKDEWRKVWDDFEKKLKEGINVDVTGRGDEVYTRANEEVKAFASANAILWKQRAKMRWIVDGDTCTKFYFNWLKGRKGRNYIHGLKGDNGDVVEWRTVASFDWILAHVKRSVSNDDADHLIKPFTAKEVSGAVFQMRAFKPPGPDDIPACFFQKCWPLVKKEVTKAVLSILNSGRVLRELNRTFITLIPKTDNPGGVSDYRPISLCNVFMRIVSKCITNRVAKVMGSLVSEAQNAFIPGRHISDNILLAHKTIHRILSHKKGKYGRCVFKADMSKAYDRIKWDFLEAVLIRFGFPQRLVHLIMNYVTTVSYKVLFNGSPLPRFQPRCGLRQGDPLSPYLFILCMEVLGGQIEFAKEDKGQAAVNLKRIMDDYCDASGQKLNLDKSGILFSPSTTLTKVQEIISVLRLRSTNGIGKYLGIPAEFQESKKGIFYYLLDYVTTRISSWNGIFLSPAGNRPKYGVGYSWGVKSIIYGMELILENIGWKPGLESCLNVWNAKWVNGATPEPKDRFLDFAFLFLGSLQVCELWNRDLTWNAPLVRAFFKENDAEWIMATTLCKSWKYNEVFWPLTNDEVYSVKSGYGIAFMEHFEKRGTIKDKSRITMTGRGFCKSRLWSLPGPNLWKILIWKIVTNTLPVGFEFQKRQIEGNHTCRMCLGDQLYSETMEHIFRDCGLASRVWAGSELRIRVEGAAMIPLSDWIINWLRYLETLEEGEMRVLVFLAMLWGLWITRNNAVFKGNWVMSRLLLQFVANNVEVCLQSMLKEKEYNEKVQRQDGHPVYMVGRRGQCRGIRVKVDAGWLKNFDAAIGWVAYNGYGVMIESGSRKIATESALHAEALGISEVIHWAVGKGFLHLEVVTDCLPLICQIAGYAGVNHVIKGMLQDFKSLYACFHCLSFSYIARNLNSVAHGLASRAMRL